Below is a genomic region from Spartinivicinus marinus.
CAGTCTAATATTTAGCTCACTATGATCAGGAAGCTATTATGCAGTCTGCATATGTTGTTGCACGTGGTTTGCCAAGTTATAAAGTGAGTCAACACGGCTGTGAATGGTATCAGCTATATCTTGCTTTTGAAACTCAGATAAATGATGCAGCTTATCCAGCCTTAATAAGTTTAAATGTAAGCAAGGGTTCTGAGAGCGAAACTCTCTCAAATCACCATTGACTAAAACAGGCAAAAATTGATGTCCTTTTTTCTTCAGAAACTCATTAAGCACTTCTAGTCCCTGAATTAAAGGATATATCTTCTGCTGCTGTTTTATTGGTAAAACCATATATAATTTTTTAGTTTTATTCACTGTATTGGCAACTAGCATAATGTTAGTTGGCAGAACAGCACTTTCATCAATATGATTGAAAGTATCATGAAAACAATAGAAATTAGGCAGAATTACCAAACCACTGTTGTAGTTGTTTGGAGTAATCACCTCATAGTTAGAGTACAGCTTTGCAACTGTTGGGCTGTACACGCAAAAACAATCAGCAATCAGCTTAAAAAAATCAATTGCTTTTTTGCGATTAAGGATATGATTTAAGTCCCATACTAAGTCTTTGTTATCGACATCCGTATAGCTAACCATATATTCACCCTGCTTCCTGCCATTAAAAGAAACTTGTGTTACAAATTAAACAACAAATCAACAGTATTTAGAAACATCATTATTTCAAAATTGTTAACTACTCATTAATATAATGTGACGCAAATCATAATATTTGCGAACAACCCTTAATCAAAATTTCCTTTAAATCAATCATTTGTTTTACATTCACACAGTTTTTAGATTACTATTTATTAAGTAAATAATTCTACCGTGTTTTAGTTATTTGAACAGTCATTTTAATAAAATTTACAGTTGAACTAATAGAGCCAGAACAAGAGCCAAGTTTTCACTACCGTCCATGCTCATATTTAGAAGACAAGAAGAATTATGGCTGGCACATTATGATTCTGAAATTACTTAGTATTTTCAGAAGGTTATAAGCAAACAAGCAGCTCTAATTGGCTTAACAGCTGGCCTCAGTCACTACCTACCTTGTATACTCAAGGCAAGACTTTACACCTGGGCTAAAGCAGGGGGCACGGTATATTGCTAGTTATCGACGATTCAACCTATCGCTCATCAAGCTATAATAGTCGGATTCGATTTTTGGTGATTCACTATACAGCAATTAACTTTGTTAGCTCTGTTGCCGCACTAACCTCAAAAGTTAGCGCTCACTATCTCATTCCTAATTTAACTGACAATAGCTACCCCGAGGCAGAACTACGAGTATTTAAACTGGTTGATGAGTCACAAAGAGCATGGCACGCTGGAGTCAGTGCCTGGGAAGATAGAATTAATATCAATGATCAATCAATAGGCATTGAGATTGTCTATCAACCAGAACAAAGCTCTACTGAAGAAAAGCTACTCTTTCCTGACTATCCAGCAGATCAAATTGAACAATTGATTTTATTATGCAAGGACATACTGCAACGCCATCCCGATATCACTCCTACCCGGGTAATTGGTCACTCTGATATTGCTCCAGCTAGAAAAGCTGACCCAGGGCCTAAGTTTCCATGGCAACGTTTGTATTCAGAGGGAGTTGGAGCATGGTATGACACAGCAACGCTTGATTATTATCGAAACCAGTTTAGAAAAACCCTGCCCCCTATTCATGAAATACAGCAACAGCTTAAATCCTATGGCTATCCGATCCAACTAACAGGCAAACAAGATAAACAGACACTACAAGTGGTGAAAGCATTTCAAATGCATTTTAATCCTGCATCCTATACAGGGTGCTTAGATGCAAAAACAGTTGCCGCCATTTATGCATTAGTAAATAAATACTGTCAGCCTTCTTAGCTTAATTATTATGCTAATTATTAGAAGCTATATCCGTATAATTTCGAATCAAATTCTGGTAGGCAAGCGATTTTTGTAAACGAAACAAAGCAATATTAATTAACTCAACATCTTCTTTAGATACAGAGCGCTTACTAAATAATAAGTGAATACTATTATCATGCACTACCAAAGGGTGAAACTCAAACTTGCCAACCAACTTCATTTGACGAGTTAAAAAAGTTGCCGCTACTTGATCATCAATAACAGCCATTAGTCGACCAGCTTCCAGTAGCTTCATCCGCTGCTCTGGACTAGTGGTTAAATGGATTTTTGGCTTAAACTGTTTATCTTCAAGTAACTTTTGAAATTCTGGGCCATAATAAGCACCATTACTGGCACCAATTTTGACGTCATATTTATTGAATAACTCAAGTAAGCTTTTAGCGGGATATTTTGCAGCTTCTCCTTTACGGAAAATAAGCAACATTACCTCACGTCGATAAGGATCAGAAAAGTATCCATATTTTTGCCGCTCTTCGGTGATCGAAGCGGCAGTGACCATATCAACTTTTCCTTCTTTAAGCAGCTGCAATGCTCTTCTACCAGGAATTTCCTGTAAACTGTAAGGACAACCTGCCGCCTTAAGTAACAGGTCCATAATAATAGCATCTAACCCATCAGGTTTACCTTTACCAACCATCATGAAAAATGGTTCCCATTTATTCCAGGCCACATTAACTTGCTTTGAACAGGCGAAAACATTTATCGCTGTTGAGAGCATAAGGAATAAAACAAGAAAAACCTGATGCCGCTTTTTCATAACAAGCCCCAGATAGAAACACTCAATTTAAGGTAAGCTTATATGATATAGCGGAAACTACCACTTATTTGCTTTTGAAGAAGGGCTTTCGTTTTTCAATAAATGCTTTCATTCCTTCTTTTTGATCTTCGGTAGCAAATAACGCATGAAATGTTCGTCTCTCAAATAAAATCCCTTCTCTCAAACTACATTCTAAAGCCCGTTCAACAGCTTCTCTCGCCACCATAACGGCAGGTTTACCATAAGCAGCTATCGCTTCTGCAGCAGCAATTGTTTCACTCAATAATTTATCGTCAGGAATAATCCGTGCTACCAGTCCAGCACGTTCTGCTTCATCCGCCTCCATCAAACGACCTGTTAAAATCATATCCATAGCTTTGGCTTTACCAACCAGTTTAGTAAGTCGCTGAGATCCTCCTATACCGGGTATCACTCCTAACTTAATTTCTGGCTGGCCAAACTTAGCTGACTCTGCCGCAAAAATCATGTCACACATCATAGCCAATTCACACCCACCACCTAATGCATAACCTGATACTGCAGCAATCTTCGGTGTTCGTAATGCAGCAAAACCATCCCAGCCAGCAAAATAATCCTGATAAAACATATCCATATAAGTTTGGTTGGCCATTTCCTTAATATCAGCTCCTGCTGCGAATACTTTTTCTGAGCCGGTTATGATAAAACACCCTACATCAGGGTCTTGATCTAAAGGTTGTAAAGTAGTCACCATTTCTTCCATGACATCTGAATTTAATGCATTCAGTGATTTAGGGCGATTTAGTTTAACAATAACAACCTGACCTTTGCGCTCAACTAAAATACTCATAAATACCTCATTAATTAAAATTTGTAAATTAAGTCATAAATTAAGGTTGTAATTTATGAGTCCCAAATTGCACCATAAGCAGGGATACCTCGAATCTCTAAACCATGAACAACCTGATAGGTAAGCTTTTGATTTGATATAATAATGACTGCCTCAGCATTAAAATAGCGATATGCCAAATATGCCAGTTTTACCATATCAGGTTTACCGCTTTCAGTTGTATCCCAAATCGTTGCATTAGGTTCTACAGCCAGTATTTCATCTACCAATGCATCGCCATAAGTCTCGCGAGGGCTTCTTGTTGACCAGACTAAGTGGGCTGGCACTTCTTGTGCTAATAAATGAGGTAAACATGGTCCAATACCACTGCCTGTTGCCACATATACAACACGTTTAAATAGTTTCTCAATATTGGCTACACCTGCCGTAGGAATACCTTTTACCCACACATGACTTGGGGGACTATCAATAAATGCACCGGTCCAATCACCTGCACGTGAAATCGTTAGTCGATACCCTTCCTCACCTGGTTTTGGCACATTAGCAAATGCATGCCACTCTGCTAGTGGATTTAAGCTAATAGTCATTGAGGAACCAGGAAAAGGAGTCACACCATAATTAAATTTTGCAAGCGCAACATGTGATGAGGGAGTTTCTATCTCAACTGGTACTTTTCTTAACCTAAGCCAGGGAATAATTATGCTGACACTGACTATGACCAACAACCAAAAACCAAGGCTAGAAAATAAAGCGTTGGATAAAGTACTATCTCCTTTTTGATCGTTTATAAAAACGACCGTCTGCATCCAAAACATTAGTAATGCAGTCCAACCACCAAAACGATGGATTAGCTCGAAATTATTATGAAAACGGGCACGATTTGCAGGCAAGGCCATCACAACTATTAATAACAGCACTGCTAATAATGCATAGGTAATTACCACCGAACCTAAAGATATACCTGGCAGTCCATTAGCATATTGATAGGTAATAGAGCCAGCAAACACTGCAAACCAGGCTGTGGCTGCTACCGCACAACCACTATGAAAACCACCAAAATGGTAGACTTTACCTAAAGTCCAACGTACTGATAATGGCCAACTTGTGGGGGCTAGGGTAGCAAGCCAAAATAAGAAATTAATTATATACTGTTGTCGCATAACAATGGCAACTGTCATATTAATAACAACAATATTGGCAATTGCACCAAGTACAATTCCTTCACTTCCCCACCAGTTATACTGAGTTATTCCTAAAAAAAACACCCCTAAATTAACAAGCGCCACCAAACAAACAAGACGATTGTAGTGCATTAAGTGCTCATGCTTTCCTAGCTGCCGTAATGGCCCTGTTTTTTTAGGTAACTTTACACTGGGTAACTTAATCTTCGATGCATCTACAGGCTGATTAGCTGAATGTCCTCTTGTAAGAGTAGACTTTACCGCAACTTTATTTAATTTTTTATTTTTTACTGCTTGTCGTTTAACAGTTCTCTTAGATATCTGCTTAGTTTTTGCTGGCTGTTTAATCTGCTCTGCAACTGGTAGTTTTAAGCTTGCAACATTACCCATTATGATGTCTCCCTAATTATGACAGGCTGAAGCTCTTTCGCTAATTGCAATTCTCCTTCTTGCTTATAATGTTGCTGAGCGATTTTTAACAACTCTCTTTTATCAACTTTTCCACGACTGGTTCTGGGTAGTGTCTCCATGGCAACTATAAATGTAGGGATACAATAGTATGGCAAAGACTCTGCTACAGCCTGTTTGGCTGCTGCCACATCAACCGTACTTGGACTAACAAACGCCACCAAATTACGACTATCAAATTTAAGTGCAACAGCCTGATTACAGCCAGACACTTTTTCCAATACTGCAGACACAGAATCAAGCTCTACTCGAAAACCTCTAATTTTTACTTGGTCATCGACCCTACCAAAATGCTCCAACTCACCATTTTTAGTCCAGCGACCTAAGTCTCTGGTACGAAACATCATTCTGCCATTACCAAGAAAAGGATCTGGAGCATATCGCTCTTTATTTAATTTTGAATTATCAAGATAGCCTGCTGTAACACAATCGCCTCCTGCCCACATCTCTCCTACTTCACCAATAGCACAAGGCTTCATATCTTTATCAAGAATATAAACCGTGTTATTTGGTGTAGGCTTACCAATGGTTAGCTGCTCCGACTCACTATGATAATGCTGAACAGTATTAACAATCGTGGTTTCTGTAGGGCCGCAAGAATTATGGAATTTACAAAATGAAGCCCATTTATCAGCAAGCGGTTTAGGGCAAGGCTCACCAGCAACAGCAGCAATTTTAACATTACGACAATCCTCAGCATCAAGCGAACCAAGCACTGATGGTGTTGCTATTACTACATCAGCCTGCTGTACTGCCTGTTGAATATCTTTGCCCCTAATAATCAAAGTTGCTCCATGAGTTAAACAACCAAATATTTCCCAGGCAGCCATATCAAATGCAATATTTAAAATTTGCGCTACTTTCATACCCGGCTGAATACCAAGCCCACCAGGTTCAGTTAGAATAATATTACATACATTACCATGTGTAACTTGTACACCATTGGGTTTACCTGTCGTACCAGAAGTAAACAAGATAAAACAAGTGTCCTTATTGTTCACATACGATACAGGATTTTTATCTGCTTCTTCACTTAACGGTTGTTGCATTATTTCATCGATAGCAATGCAGGTATGGCCTTCTGGCACAGGAATAATATTTTTAAATTTTTCTAATGTTAAAATTACTTTTGTATCAGCTGTATTAATAACATGCTTTAACTGTGACTCTGGTGCCACCCCAACATGTTGCGGTACATAAGCGGCTCCCAGTTTTAACGTAGCTAAAATACCTACCAGCATAGGTATAGAACGCTGCAAAAAAAGTGCGACATTATCGCCTCTTTTAACCCCTAAGCTTTTGAGGTGTTCCGCGAGTCGATTCGCTTGGCGGTTTAGCGTTTGATAGGTAATCGATTCATCTGATTGTTTAGCAGCTGTAGCATTTGGCTGTGAAACAGCGTACATTTCAAATGCGTGGTGAATAGCATTATGATGGACTAGCTCTACAGGCCCCTGGCCAAACTGCTCAAACAATATCTGATCAGCAGACGACAACTGACTTATTGATTTCTCAATAAAATGTTGTTTCAGCTTTGGGTTAATAAGCCCTTTTACCTGCTTAGCATGGTTATTGTTAGTGACAGATGAATTACTGTAGTCTAGTACTCTGGATAGTTTGGTAATAGTGTTTTCAATATTTTGCTCTTCATCATCAGTTTGTTTGACTATATTAATTACAACATCAAGAGTGTTTTGACTTCTCATCAACTCACTCTCCGCACCTTTTAATTTATCGTTTACATCACACAACCTTGCTTCCATTGCACCAATTTTATTTTCCAAATGAGCAATAATTTCAGATGAGTCCTCACAAATTTGATGAATAATTTTTTTATACAACTCATTTGACATCACACTATTGTTTATTGAATTGCCAACAAGTTCGGTATCCTTTTCGTCATTTTTTATAGGATTATTTTTCAACCATACTGTAATTAGTGTGCGAGGATCACTATAATTCAACTGTTCCTTTAATGAGTAACCGGTTACCACCTTTCCTTTTTCTTTAATTCTTAGACCTGCTTTCACAACTTGTTCAACATTCATAACAATACACCTGATTATTGAGAATAGACAGCATCACCACACAGAAAACACTGAGCAATATAATTTTTGCTTTTTTTACATGATCATTTTTTGTTATTTTTACGCAACAAATACAAATTTATTTTGAGCAAACACTATGTGTTTTATACAACTCTTTATCTATGCAAATAGGATAAATAACCAGGGTGCAACTCATGCTCACCCATCATTGCTTTTATTAAGTAACCCCAATTAACAACCGACATTTTTATTTTATTTATAGAACCACCGCAAAGACTATTCTTATAACAAAGTCTTTCCATAGCGAAAAAATACAACTTCAATAAGTACGGCAATTAACCTTTTCAAAAAGTTAATTTGATTTTTATTAATCTAAAACCAAATATGCTTATTCACCTCCTTACCTATAAAAATGAAACTACAAATATATTATTTCATTTTTATTACAAATCATGGCTTCAATTATTAAGAACTATGAGCATCATTTTTTAACTAACCTAACGTTCAGAAAGATACCTTAAATAGAACATCTATCAAACAATCTTGTTTCACTAGATAGTTAAAAATGAGACCTTCATTCGAAAGAAAAAAGACTGTGTGACTTGCTCTATAAATTTGATAGAACTGTTTCTTTTATAAAGAAATTTAAACGCAATAACACTTGAATGAGAGCCAAACTTAGCTTGAGACGTAGTACTAAAATAGAGTACTTAAGAAAAAAGGAAGGAGACGGCTTTTCACTAACTGCAGAAACTTCAGGATGGCTAGTATGTCAAAAGTGACAACTAGAGTGATGATGTTCAGAAGAGCTTAAAAATAAGAACCCCAGCAAAAATATTGCCAGGGTTGTGCCAACTTACTGTTACGCGATTAATTTATATACTTTATTCTGAGTTCTGTGTACTCAAATGATTTAGCATAGACTCGCTATACCAGTCGACAAAATTAATAACGCCAAATTCATACGTTTTTGAGTAAGGGCCTGGCTCATAAGCCATAGAGTTAATCCCTGACTGGTTATCCTCCGCTAGTTTCCTATCTTGAGCGTTAGTAGCATCCCAAACCTTTCTTAGGTTTTCTACATCGTAGTCAACCCCTTCCACAGCATCTTTGTGAACCAGCCATTTGGTAGTTACTAGTGTTTCTTGTGGGCTAAGAGGCGTGACAATAAAGGCGATCAAATGATCACCCATGGCATGGTTCCATGAGTTAGGCAAATGCAAAATTCGCATTGAGCCCAAGTCAGGGCTTTTAATACGCCCCATTAGCTTTTTACATCCTTGCTTACCATTCATGGTCATGGAGACAGTTCCCTCCATTAATGGCATTCTCACAATTCGGTTTCTTAACCCATGAGACACATGTTGATGAGGAATTTTTTCTGCATCCCAATCCGCTTGTTTACGAGCAACATGAGCTTTGAATTCATTCGAGGCACGAGGGTCTGTAGTGTCATCCCATTCTAATAAGCTGTTTAACAGCTCTGGGTGAGAACCATTACAGTGATAGCACTCACGATTATTCTCAAGAACTAGTTTCCAATTCGCTTTTTCAACAATATTGGATTCAACCGCTACTTTTGCGTTATCTAAGTCATAGGGCTCTAGGTAATGAGCCAAGTCTTTTAAGAAAGGTTCAATCTCAGGTGGATTTTCTGCTAACGAAATAAAAACATAACCACCTGCGGTTTTGACATGAACAGGCTTCAATGAAAAGTTGCTCTTACAGAAGTCATCCCCCATTTCTGTGCCAGCAAAAATGAGTTGCCCATCTAATTCATAAGTCCACTGATGATAAGGACAAACTAGCTTCGCAACCTTACCTTTCGGCTGCAAACACACTTTAGAGCCCCGATGCCTACAAACATTATGAAATGCCTGTATTTCATTATGCTGATTTCTTACCACTATTATTGGGTTGCTGCCTATATCAACCGTAATAAAATTGCCTTTCGCGGGTAGTTCGCAAGTTAAACCAACAAATAACCATTCTTTACAGTAAATTTCCTCCATATCAATTTGGAAAAGCAGAGGGTCATTGTAAAAGGGTTGGGGTAAGGAATAAGTTGGGTTACGATCTTGCAACATTTTGGCAACATCCTGGCGGCTAATACCAGAGCTAGAAAGTTGCTTAATATCAATCAAGTTACCCATAGTGATACCTCATCATTAATTGTTATATACACGGCAACATTTGTAGGCTAGATCGTCCGTAATGTTTGAATACCTCTAACTGATTATCAGTACTTTGCTTATCTGTGCTTTGCGCCATATTACGATTGCCTAAAGCAATAGAGGTACACTTTTTATATTGCAGGCATTCTGATTAATAACCCCTCTACCCACATAGTTAAAAGCGACTTAGCAGAAGCAGGTTTCCGACGTTATTAGGGCAAGGGCTAACTACCGGCTGCAAAAACTATTTGTAGGTCGTTTTTAGATAATCCCCTATCCATCCCCTGACCCAAAATCCAGTTAAATCATAAATAGCCACGCTTACCTGCCAAAGCACTCAGTGGCTAACCAAAAAATAATAGCCAAACGGAAGAGAGCAGTGACATGACCCAGACCTTCGCCAATCCAGCAACATCAGATGTATGGCAGCCAGGTAGCACATTAAATGTGCGTTGTGTGGCTGTGATTCCAGAAACTCATGATGTGATGTCATTTTGGTTTCAGGCTGATAAGCCAATGCTATTTCATTTCAAGCCTGGGCAGTTTGTGACATTAAATCTAACGATCAATGGTAAGCCTGTGCAACGCTGCTACACCATTGTGACTGCACCTTCTCGCCCTTATTGCTTTGCTATTGCAGTTAAGCGAGTACCCAATGGTTATGTCTCAAACTGGCTACACGATAATTTAAGTGTGGGAGATACTCTTGATATTCAGGGCCCAGCCGGTATTTTTACCAGCATTGATTACTCTGCCGAAAAAGTACTGCTACTGTCAGGTGGTGTAGGTATTACTCCCGTTATGTCGATGGCTCGTTGGTGGGCTGACACCATGGCAAATGTCGACATGGTTTTTATCCATAGCGCCAGAACCCCAGACGATATTCTCTTTATTGAAGAACTCACCCGGCTGGATGCAGTTATGTCCAATTTTAAGCTGGTTGTTATTTGCGAAAAAATTGAGCCAGGCCAAAGCTGGTTTGGCTACCGCGGCTTCTTACATTCCAATATTCTTGATGCAACCACCCCAGACCTGCTAGAGCGTGAGGTTTTCTGTTGTGGCCCCGGCCCCTATATGGCTGCTGTCCAGCAAATGTTACAAGAAGTTGGTTTCGATATGAGTCGATACCACGAAGAAAGCTTTATCACTACACCAGAAGAAAACCCTGAAGACGCAGCTAACTATGTAGAAGTCACATACGACGAATCAGAACTTATCACTGTTGAATTTGCCGCTACAGGTAAAACGGCAGAGATACTACCAGGCGAAACCATTCACCAAGCTGCAGGTAAAGTGGGCTTACACATGCCCAGGGCTTGCGGTATGGGGCTTTGTGGTACCTGCAAAGTGTTGAAGAAGTCTGGTGAGGTTTCAATGAATCACAGTGGTGGTATTACCGATGAAGATATTGCTGAAGGCTACATTTTAAGCTGTTGCAGTGTACCTACCGGCGATGTTGTCGTCGATTTCTAAACCATTTTATACACAACACCTGTTTTCTATTAAGACTGTGTGAATTAAGCGAGTAGGTAAGTAAAGATATGGAAAAGTACTCAGGTTTTGGCCTGCTCAAGCATGCCTTAAGCTACCACGAAAATTGGCAACGGGTATGGCGCAATCCCACCCCCAAGTCTGATTATGATGTTGTTATTGTTGGCGGTGGTGGTCATGGTTTAGCAACCGCTTATTACCTTGCCAAAGAGTGTGGTATCACTAATGTAGCCGTTATTGAAAAAGGTTACTTAGGCGGCGGTAACACGGCTCGA
It encodes:
- a CDS encoding hybrid-cluster NAD(P)-dependent oxidoreductase, with the translated sequence MTQTFANPATSDVWQPGSTLNVRCVAVIPETHDVMSFWFQADKPMLFHFKPGQFVTLNLTINGKPVQRCYTIVTAPSRPYCFAIAVKRVPNGYVSNWLHDNLSVGDTLDIQGPAGIFTSIDYSAEKVLLLSGGVGITPVMSMARWWADTMANVDMVFIHSARTPDDILFIEELTRLDAVMSNFKLVVICEKIEPGQSWFGYRGFLHSNILDATTPDLLEREVFCCGPGPYMAAVQQMLQEVGFDMSRYHEESFITTPEENPEDAANYVEVTYDESELITVEFAATGKTAEILPGETIHQAAGKVGLHMPRACGMGLCGTCKVLKKSGEVSMNHSGGITDEDIAEGYILSCCSVPTGDVVVDF
- a CDS encoding substrate-binding periplasmic protein, whose protein sequence is MKKRHQVFLVLFLMLSTAINVFACSKQVNVAWNKWEPFFMMVGKGKPDGLDAIIMDLLLKAAGCPYSLQEIPGRRALQLLKEGKVDMVTAASITEERQKYGYFSDPYRREVMLLIFRKGEAAKYPAKSLLELFNKYDVKIGASNGAYYGPEFQKLLEDKQFKPKIHLTTSPEQRMKLLEAGRLMAVIDDQVAATFLTRQMKLVGKFEFHPLVVHDNSIHLLFSKRSVSKEDVELINIALFRLQKSLAYQNLIRNYTDIASNN
- a CDS encoding aromatic ring-hydroxylating oxygenase subunit alpha, with translation MGNLIDIKQLSSSGISRQDVAKMLQDRNPTYSLPQPFYNDPLLFQIDMEEIYCKEWLFVGLTCELPAKGNFITVDIGSNPIIVVRNQHNEIQAFHNVCRHRGSKVCLQPKGKVAKLVCPYHQWTYELDGQLIFAGTEMGDDFCKSNFSLKPVHVKTAGGYVFISLAENPPEIEPFLKDLAHYLEPYDLDNAKVAVESNIVEKANWKLVLENNRECYHCNGSHPELLNSLLEWDDTTDPRASNEFKAHVARKQADWDAEKIPHQHVSHGLRNRIVRMPLMEGTVSMTMNGKQGCKKLMGRIKSPDLGSMRILHLPNSWNHAMGDHLIAFIVTPLSPQETLVTTKWLVHKDAVEGVDYDVENLRKVWDATNAQDRKLAEDNQSGINSMAYEPGPYSKTYEFGVINFVDWYSESMLNHLSTQNSE
- a CDS encoding N-acetylmuramoyl-L-alanine amidase — encoded protein: MLVIDDSTYRSSSYNSRIRFLVIHYTAINFVSSVAALTSKVSAHYLIPNLTDNSYPEAELRVFKLVDESQRAWHAGVSAWEDRININDQSIGIEIVYQPEQSSTEEKLLFPDYPADQIEQLILLCKDILQRHPDITPTRVIGHSDIAPARKADPGPKFPWQRLYSEGVGAWYDTATLDYYRNQFRKTLPPIHEIQQQLKSYGYPIQLTGKQDKQTLQVVKAFQMHFNPASYTGCLDAKTVAAIYALVNKYCQPS
- a CDS encoding enoyl-CoA hydratase, with the translated sequence MSILVERKGQVVIVKLNRPKSLNALNSDVMEEMVTTLQPLDQDPDVGCFIITGSEKVFAAGADIKEMANQTYMDMFYQDYFAGWDGFAALRTPKIAAVSGYALGGGCELAMMCDMIFAAESAKFGQPEIKLGVIPGIGGSQRLTKLVGKAKAMDMILTGRLMEADEAERAGLVARIIPDDKLLSETIAAAEAIAAYGKPAVMVAREAVERALECSLREGILFERRTFHALFATEDQKEGMKAFIEKRKPFFKSK
- a CDS encoding amino acid adenylation domain-containing protein; the encoded protein is MNVEQVVKAGLRIKEKGKVVTGYSLKEQLNYSDPRTLITVWLKNNPIKNDEKDTELVGNSINNSVMSNELYKKIIHQICEDSSEIIAHLENKIGAMEARLCDVNDKLKGAESELMRSQNTLDVVINIVKQTDDEEQNIENTITKLSRVLDYSNSSVTNNNHAKQVKGLINPKLKQHFIEKSISQLSSADQILFEQFGQGPVELVHHNAIHHAFEMYAVSQPNATAAKQSDESITYQTLNRQANRLAEHLKSLGVKRGDNVALFLQRSIPMLVGILATLKLGAAYVPQHVGVAPESQLKHVINTADTKVILTLEKFKNIIPVPEGHTCIAIDEIMQQPLSEEADKNPVSYVNNKDTCFILFTSGTTGKPNGVQVTHGNVCNIILTEPGGLGIQPGMKVAQILNIAFDMAAWEIFGCLTHGATLIIRGKDIQQAVQQADVVIATPSVLGSLDAEDCRNVKIAAVAGEPCPKPLADKWASFCKFHNSCGPTETTIVNTVQHYHSESEQLTIGKPTPNNTVYILDKDMKPCAIGEVGEMWAGGDCVTAGYLDNSKLNKERYAPDPFLGNGRMMFRTRDLGRWTKNGELEHFGRVDDQVKIRGFRVELDSVSAVLEKVSGCNQAVALKFDSRNLVAFVSPSTVDVAAAKQAVAESLPYYCIPTFIVAMETLPRTSRGKVDKRELLKIAQQHYKQEGELQLAKELQPVIIRETS